The following coding sequences lie in one Takifugu rubripes chromosome 8, fTakRub1.2, whole genome shotgun sequence genomic window:
- the LOC101068564 gene encoding cyclic nucleotide-gated channel cone photoreceptor subunit alpha-like, producing the protein MVHLGRGGVGPSGSRMMTTGSSEGPWPLAARNTNSCNNNDGKKDEKKDEKKDEKKDEKKDEKKDEKKDEKKDEKKDDKKDDKKDDKKDDKKDDKKDAKKEEPKEVWIMDPATDTYYYWLCTIAIAVFYNLILLVARSCFNELQYKNTVLWMSLDGASDILYYIDTFVRARTGFLEQGLLVKDAKILKEKYMKTQQFKLDILSIIPTDIVYLYIGIDNPEWRFNRLFRLPRLFEFFDRTETRTNFPNIFRIGNLVLYIIIIIHWNGCLYFAISKILGFGSDTWVYPMTANNPEFARLARQYIYCFYWSTLTLTTIGETPPPVRDIEYFFVVLDFLTGVLIFATIVGNVGAMISNMSAARVEFQAKIDSIKQYMQFRKVSKSLEARVVKWFDYLWTEDKTCDEKQVLRNLPDKLKAEIAINVHLETLRKVRIFQDCEAGLLIELVLKLQPQVFSPGDYICKKGDIGKEMYIIKEGKLAVVADDGVTQFVVLSDGAYFGEISILGIKGSKAGNRRTANIRSVGYSDLFALSKEDLMEALIEYPDAKYALEEKGRSILMKDNLIDESLVNATDAKDMEVKVNQVETTLEVMTTKFRKMLNQYESSQRKLKQRLSNLSNEVRILRSDDE; encoded by the exons ATGGTGCATTTGGGGAGAGGCGGTGTTGGTCCCTCAGGGTCCAGGATGATGACTACGGGAAGCAG TGAAGGCCCGTGGCCTTTGGCTGCACggaacacaaacagctgcaacaacaacGACGG GAAAAAAGATGAGAAGAAGGATGAGAAGAAAGATGAGAAGAAGGATGAGAAGAAAGATGAGAAGAAGGATGAGAAGAAGGATGAGAAGAAAGATGAGAAGAAGGATGACAAGAAGGATGACAAGAAAGATGACAAGAAAGATGACAAGAAAGATGACAAAAaggatgcaaaaaaagaagaacc AAAAGAGGTGTGGATCATGGACCCTGCCACAGACACCTACTATTACTGGCTGTGCACAATAGCAATTGCAGTGTTCTACAACCTGATCTTACTGGTGGCCAG gtCTTGTTTTAATGAACTACAGTACAAAAACACAGTCCTGTGGATGTCTCTAGATGGTGCCTCAGACATCCTATATTACATTGATACCTTTGTGAGAGCCAGGACAG GGTTTCTGGAGCAAGGACTTCTTGTTAAGGACGCAAAGATCTTGAAAGAAAAGTACATGAAGACACAACAGTTCAAATTGGATATTTTATCAATAATTCCCACTGACATTGTATACCTCTACATCGGAATCGACAACCCAGAGTGGAGGTTCAACCGTCTCTTCAGGTTGCCCCGACTCTTTGAGTTCTTTGATCGGACGGAAACTCGAACCAATTTCCCCAACATTTTTCGTATTGGTAATCTGGTGCTttacatcatcattatcatccaCTGGAACGGCTGCCTGTATTTTGCCATTTCCAAAATACTCGGTTTCGGCTCCGACACCTGGGTTTATCCGATGACCGCCAACAATCCTGAGTTTGCGCGTCTAGCCAGGCAGTACATCTACTGCTTTTACTGGTCcactctgaccctgaccacGATCGGCGAGACACCGCCTCCGGTCCGAGACATCGAGTATTTTTTTGTGGTGCTTGACTTCCTCACAGGAGTTTTGATCTTCGCCACAATCGTAGGCAACGTCGGTGCGATGATTTCCAATATGAGTGCTGCACGTGTGGAGTTCCAGGCTAAGATCGACTCCATTAAGCAGTACATGCAATTCAGGAAGGTCAGCAAATCCCTTGAAGCCAGGGTGGTGAAGTGGTTCGATTACCTTTGGACGGAGGACAAAACCTGCGATGAGAAACAGGTGCTGAGAAACCTACCAGATAAGCTAAAGGCTGAGATTGCCATCAATGTGCATTTGGAAACCTTGAGAAAAGTTCGCATCTTTCAAGACTGCGAAGCCGGACTGCTCATTGAGCTGGTCCTGAAACTCCAGCCTCAGGTTTTCAGTCCTGGTGACTACATTTGTAAAAAGGGGGACATCGGCAAGGAAATGTACATTATCAAAGAAGGGAAGCTAGCTGTAGTAGCAGATGATGGAGTTACACAGTTTGTGGTCCTCAGCGATGGAGCGTACTTTGGAGAAATTAGCATCCTTGGAATCAAGGGAAGTAAAGCAGGGAACAGAAGAACAGCCAACATCCGAAGTGTAGGGTATTCTGATCTATTTGCCCTGTCCAAAGAAGACCTGATGGAGGCCCTCATTGAGTATCCGGACGCCAAATATGCATTAGAAGAGAAGGGAAGATCCATTCTGATGAAAGATAATCTCATAGATGAGTCATTGGTGAACGCAACGGATGCCAAAGACATGGAGGTTAAAGTTAACCAGGTCGAAACCACCCTTGAGGTCATGACGACCAAATTTCGAAAGATGTTGAACCAATACGAATCATCTCAGCGTAAACTGAAACAAAGGCTCAGTAATCTGTCAAATGAGGTCCGGATTCTCAGATCAGATGACGAGTAG